The following coding sequences lie in one Microbacterium sp. XT11 genomic window:
- a CDS encoding extracellular solute-binding protein has protein sequence MKGTRILGGIAAVAAASLLLSGCGRTEDTAGGTDEVTTLDDGPATGTISIWAMGAEGEALPDFVKEFEKANPDVKVEVTPIPWDAAHNKIQTAIAGGNTPDVAMMGSTWMADFADAFATVPEEISTEGFFDGALSTNQVGDRIAGVPWYVDTRVLYYRTDIAEKAGWTTAPTTWDELTQMAADMQSKGGSTWGMRLPAGNDSFQGAMWMPWSAGAELTDGDSWTLDTPEMKKGLEYYQSFFTKGIANPDVDTSPGATEAEFVDGTAPMVVEGPFLRGQLEEVGGDGFTDKFTTAVLPALDESVSFSGGANLVVFQDSDNAASAWKLVDWLTQPETQAAFFEATGDLPASKAAWEEPAVAGDESIATFGTQLETAKAPPVTTSWVQVAAKGDQALESIRRGTADVDEALKTLQSEADSIGLD, from the coding sequence GTGAAAGGCACGAGGATCCTGGGCGGCATCGCCGCCGTCGCGGCGGCATCGCTGCTGCTGAGCGGATGCGGACGCACAGAAGACACGGCGGGCGGGACAGACGAGGTCACGACGCTCGATGACGGACCGGCGACCGGCACCATCTCGATCTGGGCGATGGGCGCCGAGGGCGAAGCCCTGCCGGACTTCGTGAAGGAGTTCGAGAAGGCGAACCCCGACGTGAAGGTCGAGGTGACGCCGATCCCGTGGGACGCCGCTCACAACAAGATCCAGACAGCCATCGCCGGAGGCAACACGCCCGACGTGGCGATGATGGGCTCCACCTGGATGGCCGATTTCGCCGACGCGTTCGCGACGGTGCCGGAGGAGATCTCCACCGAGGGCTTCTTCGACGGCGCGCTGAGCACCAACCAGGTCGGAGACCGCATCGCAGGCGTCCCCTGGTACGTCGACACGCGTGTGCTGTACTACCGCACGGACATCGCGGAGAAGGCCGGCTGGACGACGGCGCCGACCACGTGGGACGAGCTCACGCAGATGGCGGCCGACATGCAGAGCAAGGGCGGCTCGACCTGGGGCATGCGTCTGCCCGCCGGTAACGACTCGTTCCAGGGCGCCATGTGGATGCCGTGGTCGGCAGGCGCTGAGCTCACCGACGGCGATTCCTGGACGCTCGACACCCCGGAGATGAAGAAGGGGCTGGAGTACTACCAGAGCTTCTTCACGAAGGGCATCGCGAACCCCGACGTCGACACCTCGCCCGGAGCGACCGAGGCGGAGTTCGTCGACGGTACGGCGCCCATGGTCGTGGAGGGTCCGTTCCTCCGCGGTCAGCTCGAAGAGGTCGGCGGTGACGGTTTCACCGACAAGTTCACCACCGCCGTGCTGCCCGCGCTCGACGAGTCGGTGTCGTTCAGCGGCGGAGCGAACCTCGTGGTCTTCCAGGACAGTGACAACGCGGCGTCGGCCTGGAAGCTGGTCGACTGGCTCACGCAGCCGGAGACGCAGGCGGCGTTCTTCGAGGCGACGGGTGACCTTCCCGCCTCCAAGGCCGCGTGGGAGGAGCCGGCTGTCGCCGGTGACGAGAGCATCGCGACGTTCGGGACGCAGCTGGAGACAGCGAAGGCTCCGCCGGTGACCACGAGCTGGGTGCAGGTGGCGGCCAAGGGCGACCAGGCGCTCGAGTCCATCCGGCGGGGCACGGCTGACGTCGACGAGGCTCTGAAGACGCTGCAGTCCGAAGCGGACTCCATCGGGCTCGACTGA
- a CDS encoding carbohydrate ABC transporter permease, which translates to MSSPTAIAAAGTARGPRSGRDTGLGAVRRRRQALIAWGFALPFVVIFAIFMLVPIIGSFAMSFTDFTARDIRSPFAVNFVGIQQFVALFSDSRFLTSLGVTGLFVLVGIPVTMVVALALALALNSGRGRLVAFFRVGFYAPVVTSIVAISVVWRYILQPDGLVNSALATIGIEGPNWLNDPRFALPSLIMMAVWRNVGTLMVIFLAGLQAVPEDVNEAATMDGASAWRRLVSVTLPLLRPTLLLGAVLISVGYLQFFEEAFVMTKGGPLDSTLSVAFYTYQQFGFGEYGLASAASYVLFLAIALLSLLQFRLLRSKD; encoded by the coding sequence ATGTCGTCGCCCACAGCCATCGCCGCTGCGGGGACCGCCCGAGGTCCTCGCAGCGGCCGGGACACCGGACTCGGTGCAGTACGACGGCGCAGGCAGGCTCTGATCGCATGGGGTTTCGCCCTGCCGTTCGTCGTCATCTTCGCGATCTTCATGCTGGTGCCGATCATCGGCTCGTTCGCGATGTCGTTCACGGACTTCACCGCTCGCGACATCCGTTCGCCGTTCGCCGTGAACTTCGTCGGCATCCAGCAGTTCGTCGCGCTCTTCTCCGACTCCCGCTTCCTCACATCCCTGGGAGTCACGGGACTCTTCGTGCTCGTCGGCATCCCGGTGACGATGGTCGTGGCCCTCGCTCTGGCGCTCGCGCTGAACAGCGGCCGCGGCAGGCTCGTCGCCTTCTTCCGTGTCGGGTTCTATGCACCCGTCGTCACGAGCATCGTCGCGATCTCCGTCGTGTGGCGATACATCCTGCAGCCCGACGGCCTGGTGAACTCGGCGCTGGCCACCATCGGCATCGAGGGCCCGAACTGGCTGAACGACCCGCGCTTCGCGCTTCCGTCGCTGATCATGATGGCCGTGTGGCGCAACGTCGGCACGTTGATGGTGATCTTCCTCGCCGGGCTCCAAGCGGTGCCGGAGGACGTCAACGAGGCGGCGACCATGGACGGAGCATCGGCGTGGCGTCGCCTGGTGTCCGTGACCCTGCCGCTGCTGCGGCCGACGCTCCTGCTGGGTGCCGTGCTGATCTCCGTCGGCTACCTCCAGTTCTTCGAGGAGGCCTTCGTCATGACGAAGGGCGGTCCGCTGGACTCGACACTGTCGGTCGCGTTCTACACGTATCAGCAGTTCGGATTCGGCGAGTACGGCCTGGCGTCGGCCGCGAGCTACGTGCTGTTCCTCGCGATCGCGCTGCTGAGCCTGCTCCAGTTCCGACTGCTCCGTTCGAAGGACTGA
- a CDS encoding carbohydrate ABC transporter permease, with translation MATTLLPQPDAAAAAPRRRRRLHGRGRVLTYTVLAIGLALWLIPFVWMVLGSVKTQSEILRRPPTWWPENPTGENFAAWFGPLDFGHFFVNSLVVALVTVLGNMVFCSMVGYALAKMEFPGKKALFVLVMVTLMVPGVVTFVPLFVMVSKLGLVNTFPGLILPFLTAPIGVFLMRQFMLGIPDALLEAARLDGAGEWRIFARIVMPLCGPPLATLGILTFLSSWNNFLWPLVAAQTQEMYTLPVALSLYSTGQNATDYGLLLAGSVLVITPILLLFVFFQRWFIRGVATTGLK, from the coding sequence ATGGCGACCACTCTCCTCCCGCAGCCGGATGCCGCCGCCGCCGCGCCGCGGCGCCGCAGGCGTCTGCACGGCCGTGGCCGTGTGCTCACCTACACGGTCCTCGCGATCGGCCTCGCACTGTGGCTCATCCCGTTCGTCTGGATGGTGCTCGGCTCGGTCAAGACGCAGAGCGAGATCCTCCGTCGTCCGCCCACGTGGTGGCCGGAGAACCCGACCGGCGAGAACTTCGCGGCCTGGTTCGGTCCGCTCGACTTCGGCCACTTCTTCGTCAACAGCCTCGTCGTCGCCCTCGTGACCGTACTCGGCAACATGGTGTTCTGCTCGATGGTCGGGTATGCGCTCGCGAAGATGGAGTTCCCTGGCAAGAAGGCCCTGTTCGTCCTCGTGATGGTCACCCTCATGGTTCCGGGGGTCGTGACCTTCGTGCCGCTGTTCGTCATGGTGTCCAAGCTCGGGCTCGTGAACACGTTCCCTGGCCTGATCCTGCCCTTCCTCACCGCGCCGATCGGCGTGTTCCTGATGCGGCAGTTCATGCTCGGCATCCCCGACGCGCTCCTCGAAGCCGCGCGCCTCGACGGGGCAGGGGAGTGGCGGATCTTCGCCCGCATCGTGATGCCCCTGTGCGGTCCGCCTCTGGCGACACTCGGGATCCTCACCTTCCTGTCGTCCTGGAACAACTTCCTCTGGCCCCTCGTCGCCGCGCAGACGCAGGAGATGTACACGCTCCCGGTGGCCCTGTCGCTGTACTCGACCGGACAGAACGCGACCGACTACGGGTTGCTGCTCGCGGGTTCTGTGCTCGTCATCACACCGATCCTGCTCCTGTTCGTCTTCTTCCAGCGCTGGTTCATCCGCGGCGTCGCCACGACCGGCCTGAAGTGA
- a CDS encoding glycoside hydrolase family 3 protein, whose protein sequence is MTLHLRTSSDGTRYRDLNGNGVMDPYEDPRLSPEERTEDLLSRLSLEEKAGLMFQTVIEIGPDGELLETPGAISKSPTSDVVLGKHLSHFNVHAMRTARDGARWNNNLQRLAEQTPHGIPVTISTDPRHAFVENTGVAFSAGPFSQWPEAMGLAAIDDLDVIRRFADTARREYVAVGIRAALHPQVDLPTEARWGRQAQTFGYDAQRVAEITAAYLEGFQGEQLGPGSVACTTKHFPGGGPQLDGEDAHFPYGREQVYPGGRFEEHLAPFVEAIRRGTAGMMPYYGMPVGLVRNGAPVDAVGFGYNRQIVTELLREELGYDGVVVTDWELVNDNHVGDQVLPARAWGVEELTPIQRMRMLLDAGVDQFGGEECVELLLELVASGDVPESRLDASARRILLVKFRLGLFDDPYVDEDEAERIVGSAEFREQGFRAQAESLTVLENRDATLPLFAGRRQRVYVEDIRADALREYADPVARPEDADLAIVRIGAPFEARDDLFLEKWFHQGSLEFPPGLPVRLRRIAEHCPLVLVVNLDRPGILTPFVPFVSALAADFGSSDEAVLAALSGRIRPRGTLPVEIPRSMEAVRRSRTDVPGDTVDPVYPVRHGLTLP, encoded by the coding sequence ATGACACTCCATCTCCGCACCTCGAGCGACGGCACGCGCTATCGCGACCTCAACGGCAACGGGGTCATGGACCCCTACGAGGACCCGCGCCTCAGCCCGGAGGAACGCACGGAGGATCTCCTCTCCCGACTCTCCCTCGAGGAGAAGGCCGGGCTGATGTTCCAGACGGTGATCGAGATCGGTCCCGACGGCGAGCTGCTCGAGACGCCGGGGGCGATCTCGAAGTCGCCCACATCCGACGTCGTCCTCGGCAAGCACCTCAGCCATTTCAACGTCCACGCCATGCGCACGGCGAGGGACGGGGCTCGCTGGAACAACAACCTCCAAAGGCTCGCCGAGCAGACGCCGCACGGCATCCCCGTGACCATCAGCACCGACCCGCGGCACGCGTTCGTCGAGAACACGGGCGTCGCCTTCTCGGCCGGGCCGTTCTCGCAGTGGCCCGAGGCCATGGGGCTCGCCGCGATCGACGACCTCGACGTCATCCGCCGCTTCGCCGACACCGCTCGTCGCGAGTATGTCGCCGTCGGCATCCGTGCTGCGCTGCACCCGCAGGTCGATCTGCCCACCGAGGCGCGGTGGGGACGCCAGGCGCAGACGTTCGGGTACGACGCGCAGCGCGTCGCGGAGATCACCGCGGCGTACCTCGAGGGGTTCCAGGGCGAGCAGCTCGGACCGGGGAGCGTGGCGTGCACGACGAAGCACTTCCCCGGCGGGGGGCCGCAGCTCGACGGCGAGGACGCGCACTTCCCGTACGGGAGGGAACAGGTGTACCCCGGCGGCCGGTTCGAGGAGCACCTCGCCCCGTTCGTCGAGGCCATCCGCCGAGGCACCGCGGGGATGATGCCCTACTACGGCATGCCCGTCGGGCTCGTGCGCAACGGCGCGCCGGTCGACGCCGTGGGCTTCGGCTACAACCGGCAGATCGTCACGGAGCTCCTGCGTGAAGAGCTCGGCTACGACGGCGTCGTCGTCACCGACTGGGAGCTCGTCAACGACAACCACGTCGGCGACCAGGTGCTTCCTGCCCGAGCATGGGGTGTGGAGGAGCTGACGCCGATCCAGCGCATGCGGATGCTGCTCGACGCGGGGGTCGACCAGTTCGGAGGAGAGGAGTGCGTCGAGCTGCTGCTGGAGCTCGTCGCGTCCGGTGACGTGCCGGAGTCCCGGCTCGACGCCTCGGCGCGGCGGATCCTGCTGGTGAAGTTCCGCCTCGGACTGTTCGACGACCCGTACGTCGACGAGGACGAGGCCGAGCGCATCGTCGGCTCCGCCGAGTTCCGCGAGCAGGGGTTCCGCGCGCAGGCCGAGTCGCTCACCGTGCTGGAGAACAGAGACGCCACACTGCCCCTGTTCGCGGGGCGGCGCCAGCGCGTCTACGTCGAGGACATTCGAGCCGATGCCCTGCGCGAGTACGCCGATCCGGTCGCCCGTCCCGAGGACGCCGATCTCGCGATCGTCCGCATCGGGGCCCCGTTCGAGGCGCGCGACGACCTGTTCCTCGAGAAGTGGTTCCACCAGGGATCGCTGGAGTTCCCGCCAGGGCTCCCCGTGCGGCTCCGCCGCATCGCGGAGCACTGTCCTCTCGTCCTCGTCGTCAACCTGGACCGGCCCGGCATTCTCACGCCTTTCGTGCCATTCGTGTCTGCGCTCGCCGCGGACTTCGGGAGTTCCGACGAGGCGGTCCTGGCCGCTCTGTCCGGGCGGATCCGTCCGCGCGGGACGCTGCCGGTCGAGATTCCGCGGTCCATGGAAGCCGTACGCCGATCCCGGACGGACGTACCGGGCGATACCGTCGATCCGGTGTACCCGGTGCGTCACGGACTCACCCTGCCGTGA
- a CDS encoding LacI family DNA-binding transcriptional regulator: MASSRPTVYDVAERAGVSIATVSFAFRRPEKVRPETRDAVLRAAREIGYVPSGSARNLARGRTGVLGLHLFDLLLDRPQDGAMPRDPAAHDEGVELAGLDLDADLVPWDAVEDARLSQPQTFPLYVDEVQRGFVLECKRNGRAVLLSTGGTDLSDVADTAGRVDGLAVLPGKSAMASLASVAANLPVVVLSSVDGDGHRVLVDNEGGERMLIDHLVGEHAVRSLGWVGAHVSHDYAERMDAFFRIVGERSDGVTAEKLDEVDLDTAPDFHNVIRRARAGTLPDALVCASDQVAIAMLDVLRAEGVEAPRDVRVVGFDGILASRMSSPTLTTIRQPMELMGRIAAHLLLSDPGDGSVRPRTVRLGVGFQRGESCGCG, from the coding sequence ATGGCGTCCAGCCGCCCCACTGTGTACGACGTCGCGGAGCGAGCCGGAGTGTCGATCGCCACCGTGTCCTTCGCCTTCCGCCGACCGGAGAAGGTGCGACCGGAGACGAGGGACGCCGTGCTCCGGGCAGCGCGCGAGATCGGGTATGTGCCAAGCGGATCGGCGAGGAACCTCGCCAGGGGACGCACCGGAGTGCTCGGCCTGCATCTCTTCGACCTTCTGCTCGATCGGCCGCAGGACGGGGCTATGCCCCGGGACCCCGCAGCGCACGACGAGGGGGTCGAACTCGCCGGTCTCGATCTCGATGCCGACCTGGTGCCGTGGGACGCCGTCGAGGACGCGCGCCTGAGCCAGCCGCAGACGTTCCCGCTCTACGTCGACGAGGTGCAGCGGGGCTTCGTGCTGGAGTGCAAGCGCAACGGTCGAGCGGTGCTGCTGAGCACCGGAGGCACCGATCTCTCCGACGTCGCCGACACGGCGGGGCGGGTCGACGGACTCGCGGTGCTGCCGGGCAAGTCGGCGATGGCCTCGCTCGCCTCGGTCGCGGCCAACCTCCCCGTCGTGGTGCTCAGCAGCGTCGACGGAGACGGGCATCGCGTGCTCGTCGACAACGAGGGCGGAGAGCGGATGCTCATCGACCACCTCGTCGGGGAGCACGCCGTGCGGTCGCTCGGCTGGGTGGGCGCGCATGTGTCGCACGACTACGCCGAGCGCATGGACGCCTTCTTCCGCATCGTCGGCGAGCGATCGGACGGGGTGACGGCCGAGAAGCTCGACGAGGTCGATCTCGACACCGCTCCGGACTTCCACAACGTCATCCGGCGTGCCAGGGCGGGGACGCTGCCTGACGCTCTCGTCTGCGCGAGCGACCAGGTCGCGATCGCCATGCTCGACGTCCTCCGCGCCGAGGGTGTGGAGGCGCCACGTGACGTGCGCGTCGTGGGTTTCGACGGCATCCTGGCGTCCCGCATGTCGTCGCCGACGCTCACGACGATCCGTCAGCCCATGGAGCTGATGGGCCGGATCGCCGCGCATCTGCTGCTGAGCGATCCCGGTGACGGGTCGGTCCGGCCGAGGACGGTCCGCCTCGGCGTCGGCTTTCAGCGCGGCGAGAGCTGTGGCTGCGGCTGA
- a CDS encoding fumarylacetoacetate hydrolase family protein encodes MRFAHLRRADSSAVRLAVVDGADAILVSDLLADAPATLQQLIEGGDELLAAVRAAVERDQAPRHPLDGWAFASAVLAPPAVLAVGLNYAAHSSELGLKTDAAPTVFTLWPNSLAGHGETTSWPRGLSEAVDYEAELGVLIGAPAKDVDESTALSHVWGYTVVNDITARNVQFAEAQWSRCKSFDGFTPTGPVVVTADEVADPQDLHIWTVLDGRTVQDATTGQMVRTVAALIAHLSQSLTLLPGTLISTGSPGGAGYSRDPQIFLRDRSTVTVGIDGIGELTTHCRVLD; translated from the coding sequence ATGCGGTTCGCTCACCTGCGCCGCGCCGACTCCTCCGCCGTGCGACTCGCGGTGGTGGACGGCGCGGACGCCATCCTCGTCTCGGATCTCCTCGCCGATGCTCCTGCCACCCTGCAGCAGCTCATCGAAGGGGGCGACGAACTGCTCGCCGCCGTGCGCGCCGCCGTCGAGCGCGACCAGGCACCCCGGCATCCGCTCGACGGCTGGGCCTTCGCGTCCGCTGTGCTGGCTCCGCCCGCGGTGCTCGCGGTCGGGCTCAATTACGCTGCGCACTCGAGCGAGCTCGGGCTGAAGACGGATGCCGCGCCGACCGTCTTCACGCTGTGGCCCAACTCTCTGGCCGGCCACGGAGAGACCACCTCCTGGCCCCGCGGCCTCAGCGAGGCCGTGGACTACGAGGCCGAGCTCGGCGTGCTGATCGGCGCGCCGGCGAAGGACGTCGACGAGAGCACCGCGTTGAGCCACGTCTGGGGCTACACCGTGGTCAACGACATCACGGCGCGCAACGTGCAGTTCGCCGAGGCGCAGTGGTCGCGGTGCAAGTCCTTCGACGGCTTCACCCCTACCGGCCCGGTCGTCGTGACCGCCGACGAGGTGGCCGACCCGCAGGACCTGCACATCTGGACCGTGCTCGACGGCCGCACCGTGCAAGACGCGACCACGGGTCAGATGGTGCGAACCGTCGCCGCGCTCATCGCGCACCTGTCCCAGTCGCTGACCCTCCTTCCCGGCACGCTCATCTCCACCGGCAGCCCCGGCGGCGCGGGCTATTCGCGCGATCCGCAGATCTTCCTGCGTGACCGGTCGACGGTGACCGTGGGGATCGACGGCATCGGCGAGCTGACAACGCACTGCCGCGTGCTCGACTGA
- a CDS encoding PrsW family glutamic-type intramembrane protease, translating to MTSGGPSQPAPYSPPPSGQPSAAQTQYTAQQYAQSRYTPPAFGQQPGYASMLAQPAPYSPPAPAAPSPAQGLPALSKPRPAGRVALFVLFGFLGLLLLGLIGYFGLFLGPIASVIGLVLALFPLAVVFFVVWMIDRWEPEPRSLIFFAIAWGAIAAVGLTLLVDTGLTLLVGRSGEFGAAVIQAPIVEEFWKGFGVLLIFLIARRSFDGPVDGVVYGALVGAGFAFTENIQYFAISLIEGGEGQLAVTFILRAVMSPFAHAMFTSLTGLAIGLAARRNATAGAAIGYGLLGLLAAMFLHGLWNGSSFVNFFLLYFVLQVPLFVAFIFGIVALRREEARLTRARLGDYAAAGWFTVEEVNMLATPAGRKVGLAWAGQLRGDRRPLMREFIKDATKLAAVRQRAITGRDPLAPAEEQALLVRTRATRAALLAY from the coding sequence ATGACTTCCGGAGGACCGTCTCAGCCAGCGCCCTACTCGCCGCCGCCGTCCGGCCAGCCGTCCGCGGCACAGACCCAGTACACGGCCCAGCAGTATGCGCAGTCGCGGTACACACCGCCGGCATTCGGCCAGCAGCCGGGGTACGCCTCGATGTTGGCACAGCCCGCGCCGTATTCCCCGCCCGCACCGGCGGCGCCGTCGCCGGCTCAGGGCCTCCCCGCGCTCTCGAAGCCCCGACCTGCCGGTCGCGTCGCGCTCTTCGTGCTGTTCGGCTTCCTCGGTCTGCTGCTGCTCGGCCTGATCGGCTACTTCGGGCTGTTCCTCGGTCCGATCGCCTCGGTGATCGGGCTCGTGCTGGCACTGTTCCCGCTCGCCGTGGTGTTCTTCGTCGTGTGGATGATCGACCGGTGGGAGCCGGAGCCCCGCAGCCTCATCTTCTTCGCCATCGCCTGGGGCGCGATCGCGGCCGTCGGCCTCACGCTTCTCGTCGACACCGGCCTCACGCTGCTCGTGGGACGGTCGGGCGAGTTCGGCGCCGCCGTCATCCAGGCGCCGATCGTGGAGGAGTTCTGGAAGGGCTTCGGGGTCCTCCTCATCTTCCTCATCGCGCGCCGCTCCTTCGACGGACCCGTCGACGGCGTCGTCTACGGCGCACTGGTGGGAGCGGGCTTCGCCTTCACCGAGAACATCCAGTACTTCGCGATCAGCCTCATCGAGGGCGGCGAGGGCCAGCTCGCGGTGACGTTCATCCTCCGTGCCGTGATGTCGCCGTTCGCGCACGCCATGTTCACGTCGCTGACCGGCCTCGCCATAGGGCTCGCGGCTCGTCGGAACGCCACGGCGGGGGCGGCGATCGGCTACGGCCTCCTCGGTCTGCTCGCGGCGATGTTCCTGCACGGGCTGTGGAACGGATCGTCGTTCGTGAACTTCTTCCTGCTCTACTTCGTGCTGCAGGTGCCGCTCTTCGTCGCGTTCATCTTCGGCATCGTGGCGCTGCGGCGCGAAGAGGCGAGGCTCACCAGGGCGCGGCTCGGCGACTACGCGGCGGCCGGGTGGTTCACCGTCGAAGAGGTCAACATGCTCGCCACCCCGGCAGGCCGCAAGGTGGGTCTGGCGTGGGCGGGGCAGCTGCGGGGCGACCGGCGCCCCCTCATGCGCGAGTTCATCAAGGACGCGACGAAGCTGGCGGCGGTGCGGCAGCGAGCCATCACGGGCCGCGACCCCCTCGCTCCTGCCGAGGAGCAGGCTCTGCTCGTGCGCACGCGCGCCACCAGGGCGGCGTTGCTGGCGTACTGA
- a CDS encoding FKBP-type peptidyl-prolyl cis-trans isomerase, whose product MTDRTKPEFDAPTGPAPSELVIRDIIVGDGAEAKPGDTVTVHYAGVEYDSGEEFDSSWGRGETIQFPLRGLIQGWQDGIPGMKVGGRRELVIPPHLAYGPVGGGHFLSGKTLIFIIDLVAVG is encoded by the coding sequence ATGACTGATCGTACGAAGCCAGAGTTCGACGCTCCCACCGGTCCCGCTCCCTCCGAGCTGGTCATCCGCGACATCATCGTCGGCGACGGCGCTGAGGCGAAGCCCGGCGACACCGTCACCGTGCACTACGCAGGCGTCGAGTACGACTCCGGCGAAGAGTTCGACTCCTCCTGGGGCCGCGGCGAGACCATCCAGTTCCCGTTGCGCGGGCTCATCCAGGGCTGGCAGGACGGCATCCCCGGCATGAAGGTCGGCGGTCGGCGCGAGCTCGTGATCCCGCCGCACCTCGCCTACGGTCCCGTCGGCGGCGGCCATTTCCTCTCCGGCAAGACCCTCATCTTCATCATCGACCTCGTCGCGGTGGGGTGA
- a CDS encoding YceI family protein, with amino-acid sequence MTSIDIPGYRPGTWVLDPAHSEVTFSVRHMMISKVRGTFGVKSATLIAPENPLDAQVTATVDVTSVDTNDENRDAHLRSADFFDVENFPTMQFVSTGARVEGGDFYVDGDLTIRGITKPVSFEFDFGGFGQDPYGNYKAGASATAVINREDFGLTWNAALETGGVLVGKDVTINLDLQGALQQD; translated from the coding sequence ATGACCAGCATCGACATCCCCGGCTACCGCCCCGGCACCTGGGTGCTCGACCCCGCGCACAGCGAGGTCACCTTCAGCGTGCGCCACATGATGATCTCGAAGGTGCGCGGCACCTTCGGCGTCAAGAGCGCGACCCTGATCGCGCCGGAGAACCCGCTCGACGCGCAGGTGACGGCCACCGTCGACGTGACCTCGGTCGACACCAACGACGAGAACCGCGATGCGCACCTGCGTTCGGCGGACTTCTTCGACGTCGAGAACTTCCCGACCATGCAGTTCGTCTCGACCGGCGCCCGTGTCGAAGGCGGGGACTTCTACGTCGACGGAGACCTCACCATCCGAGGCATCACCAAGCCCGTGAGCTTCGAGTTCGACTTCGGCGGCTTCGGTCAGGACCCCTACGGCAACTACAAGGCAGGGGCCTCCGCGACCGCGGTGATCAACCGCGAGGACTTCGGCCTCACCTGGAACGCCGCTCTCGAGACCGGCGGGGTGCTCGTGGGCAAGGACGTCACCATCAACCTCGACCTGCAGGGCGCGCTTCAGCAGGACTGA
- a CDS encoding MFS transporter, translating to MSTARAHLIDLSPLTESPAFARMWIGSALSGIGGQLTIVTVMLHVFALTGSTFAVSMIAVAGLIPMILAGLYGGMLADAFDRRVVALLAATVTFASTALLAGLTWTGTETIWWLYALSMINSAANSVGMATRTAIVPRLIPRDKLAAASALNGVAFGLTVMAGPALAGVLVALTGYGWTYSIDVLLMLSMFLGLWTLPALRPEGDIVRPGLESLKDGWRFLRSAGNIRMQYILDIVAMTFGNPLALYPALGTVILGGGAVTTGSLTAAVAVGTFSSSLLSGRVVQYRWHGRGIARAVQAYGVAVMMFGLVLLIGWLDGGATESSPNLGLIVAACVALALSGAADNVSSIYRNTMMQAAVPDTMRGRLQGVFIIVVAGGPRVGALYAGTLATVTALWFPPLLGGFLVVALVALLATRHPRFRAYDAENPEP from the coding sequence GTGAGCACCGCACGCGCACACCTGATCGACCTCAGCCCCCTGACGGAGAGTCCCGCGTTCGCGCGCATGTGGATCGGCTCCGCGCTGTCAGGGATCGGCGGTCAGCTCACGATCGTGACCGTGATGCTGCACGTCTTCGCGCTCACCGGAAGCACCTTCGCGGTGTCGATGATCGCCGTCGCGGGGCTCATCCCGATGATCCTCGCCGGCCTCTACGGCGGCATGCTCGCCGACGCGTTCGATCGACGCGTGGTGGCGCTGCTGGCCGCGACGGTGACGTTCGCCTCGACGGCCCTGCTCGCCGGACTGACCTGGACCGGCACGGAGACGATCTGGTGGCTCTACGCGCTCAGCATGATCAACTCGGCGGCGAACTCCGTCGGCATGGCCACCCGCACCGCGATCGTGCCGCGCCTCATCCCTCGCGACAAGCTCGCGGCCGCGTCTGCGCTCAACGGGGTCGCCTTCGGCCTGACGGTGATGGCGGGACCGGCCCTGGCCGGGGTGCTCGTCGCGCTGACGGGCTACGGATGGACCTACAGCATCGACGTCCTCCTGATGCTCTCGATGTTCCTGGGGCTGTGGACCCTTCCGGCGCTGCGCCCGGAGGGCGACATCGTCCGCCCCGGCCTGGAGTCGCTCAAGGACGGGTGGCGGTTCCTGCGCAGCGCGGGGAACATCCGGATGCAATACATCCTGGACATCGTGGCGATGACCTTCGGCAATCCACTGGCTCTGTATCCCGCGCTCGGCACGGTGATCCTCGGTGGTGGGGCCGTGACCACCGGCAGCCTCACGGCCGCTGTCGCGGTCGGCACCTTCTCATCGAGCCTGCTCTCCGGCAGAGTCGTGCAGTACCGCTGGCACGGTCGAGGGATCGCCCGCGCGGTGCAGGCGTACGGCGTCGCGGTGATGATGTTCGGGCTGGTGCTGCTGATCGGCTGGCTGGACGGCGGGGCGACCGAATCGTCCCCGAACCTGGGCCTGATCGTGGCCGCCTGCGTCGCGCTGGCGCTCTCGGGAGCCGCGGACAACGTGAGCTCCATCTATCGCAACACGATGATGCAGGCAGCCGTCCCCGACACGATGCGAGGTCGCCTCCAAGGCGTGTTCATCATCGTGGTCGCCGGAGGTCCCCGCGTCGGCGCCCTGTATGCGGGCACGCTGGCCACGGTGACCGCGCTGTGGTTTCCGCCGCTGCTCGGCGGCTTCCTCGTCGTCGCCCTCGTGGCCCTGCTCGCAACGCGTCATCCGCGGTTCCGCGCGTACGACGCGGAGAACCCCGAGCCCTGA